The proteins below are encoded in one region of bacterium:
- a CDS encoding helix-turn-helix domain-containing protein, whose amino-acid sequence MYPGLRLRTLTRKEGQTLLRIVRRSPDKVAVKRASCVLAAASGMTVPQISKSQFVHATYVRKILNGFNAEGLASIGNRYGIGRPRTFTDAVRHAIYQVVITPPARLGLPFTVWSLLKLRDYLITEKIVATISLEWLRRILLEGHVSLQRTQSWKESKDRDYAQKKDGSITTTGKPKRDASR is encoded by the coding sequence ATGTACCCTGGTCTACGATTGCGCACGCTGACGCGGAAAGAAGGTCAGACCTTGTTGCGGATCGTGCGGCGTTCGCCGGACAAGGTGGCCGTCAAACGGGCCTCCTGTGTTCTGGCCGCCGCCAGTGGCATGACGGTGCCGCAGATCAGCAAGAGTCAGTTTGTGCATGCGACCTATGTCCGCAAGATTCTGAACGGTTTCAATGCCGAAGGGTTAGCCTCCATCGGGAACCGCTACGGCATCGGTCGGCCCCGCACTTTCACCGACGCCGTGCGACACGCGATTTATCAGGTGGTGATCACGCCGCCGGCCCGGCTGGGACTGCCTTTCACGGTGTGGTCCCTGCTCAAGCTGCGAGACTATCTGATCACCGAGAAGATCGTGGCAACGATCAGCCTCGAGTGGCTGCGGCGGATCCTGCTCGAAGGCCATGTCAGCTTGCAGCGCACCCAGAGTTGGAAAGAGTCCAAAGACCGGGACTATGCTCAAAAAAAAGACGGCTCGATTACTACTACCGGGAAGCCCAAGCGGGACGCAAGCAGGTGA
- a CDS encoding transposase, translated as MICFDEFGPLEIRPHHGSDWARQRRSRRLPATYTRPHGTMYFFGALDVGQDHLWGLPYEHQTQGEVLDFFMLLRQRYPEAQRLYIILDNRSAHFTPPILAWVRHHNIRLVRTPTDASFLNRIECQFTPLKKFALSGVYYRNHAAQVAGIFRYLLWRNQQKVKPTVRHRDVRVNLC; from the coding sequence GTGATCTGCTTCGACGAGTTCGGCCCGTTGGAGATCCGTCCTCATCATGGCTCGGACTGGGCCCGACAAAGGCGGAGTCGCCGTCTGCCTGCGACCTACACACGGCCCCATGGCACGATGTACTTCTTCGGCGCTCTGGATGTCGGTCAGGATCATCTGTGGGGCCTGCCCTACGAACATCAGACGCAAGGAGAAGTGCTGGACTTCTTCATGCTGCTGCGGCAGCGCTATCCCGAAGCGCAGCGCCTGTACATCATCCTGGACAACCGCAGCGCCCACTTCACGCCGCCGATTCTGGCCTGGGTGCGACATCACAACATCCGCTTGGTGCGGACCCCCACTGACGCGTCGTTCCTCAACCGGATTGAATGTCAGTTTACCCCACTCAAGAAGTTCGCCCTAAGCGGCGTGTATTACCGGAACCACGCCGCGCAGGTCGCCGGGATCTTCCGCTACCTGCTCTGGCGCAATCAGCAAAAGGTCAAACCCACGGTCCGACACCGAGATGTCCGAGTCAACCTTTGTTGA